The nucleotide sequence atttattctataAAGGATACAATTCCTACGAATCATGTTGTACTATGTCTTTTTGAGACAATAATacctaaaattttacattttttcaaattgtaatGATATATGCACAATTGGCAAGTAGTTTGAGATGAAGGAAGTAAATCgttaacaatattaaaaattatggacCAATTACTAATACAAACATCTTTAGGCTACGTTATTGCtaagaatttttgttttgatctgttagttatttgcattttttcatcAATCAAAAAAATAGATCAATGGGTGCCAatcagagaaaaatatatatcttaAATTCAGCGAATACATCAATTTACAGTCTTAGCTTCATAGCCTCGTCTTCGACTTGACAATATGGCTACCGCTGCTAATGTCCTACTTTTTCACTTAGTAAAACTAGctacatattttctaattcaAACACTGAGTATATATAATGAATCCCCCATTTTCTAACAATATCACTTCAACAAAAGTTGTTTTTGTCATATGTAACTCTTTTTAAGGCCAATTGTTCTTAGATACCCATTTGATGGTCCCGGACAAATCCTAGCTCACGCCTTCTTCCCAGGCCACGATGAATCACCAAGTCTCTCTGGTGATATCCATTTCGATGACGATGAAAACTGGGTCGAAAAGCCGGTTTTTAGAGACGAATACGAGGAACCCGAAGGCACGAATTTTTTCACAGTGGCCCTTCATGAACTCGGTCATTCTTTGGGGTTATCCCACTCAGATGTGCAATCATCGGTAATGTTCCCTTACTACAAGGGATGGGACCAGAATTCGAACAGCTTACTAGATTATGATGACATCTTAGGGATGTATACGTTGTACAGTGAGTATGTATTATTGAAGTTGAAATCAAGATAAAATGTTGAGACATAGTTCAAAGGAGATTAAAACATGATGAGTTAACAAGACCTCAGCCAGAAGAAACTACAACTTCAACTACGACCACTTCCACTACAACTTTGCGAACACCTTCACGTCATCCTGATTCTGGCGAACGAAAACATAATCGTGAAGACACAACACGTAGCTGGAGACGACACAATCCCTGGTAAACTTCCAGTTAATTCCAAATATCTTCAGCACTTCTATGTCGTGTGTTTTAGGTTTGGTCCTAGGCGACCTACCACCACAGAACGATCTCATAACAATGATGACAAGAAAGTTTTATACGAAGGAGATGATGAATTTGTGGAAGTTCATAAAGAACACGATCCTCACAGGACAATTCCTAAAAACAACTCCCCAAGTTTACCTTATATTTGCCATGGGCACTTTGACGCTGTTGCAACCCTTAGAGGggaactatttatttttaaagatgaAGTAGATGCTTCTTATATTTTCTGTTGAATTATAGTAATATGCATTTGATACTATTTTAGTATTTGTGGAGGCTAAGAGATAAAGGTGTCATCTCTTCAGGTTATCCCACCTCTATAAGGCAGATGTTTCCAAATCTCCctaaggaaataaaaaaggttGATGCTGCGTATCAAAGACCTGACGGCCATATTGTACTATTCACAGGTAGTAAAGTGTGGATTTTCGATGGTTTTGACTTTGTAGAAAACAGTCCTCTAACGTTGAGTTATTTTGGACTTCCAGAATATCTGGATGATATTGACGCTGTACAGACATGGACTAAGAATGGTAAGTATGTAACATAATTCGCGCATGATACTGATATCTGTACCTATATAAAATAGGCAAGACGTATTTTTACAAAAGTGACCGCTTTTGGAGGTATAACGAAACAGCCAAAAGTATGGATCCGGGTTATCCAATGAGCATGGATCGTTGGAATGGAGTTCCCATAAATCTAGATGCTGCCACCACTTGGAAAGATGGTATAAGTATGGCTACAGATAAACAGATTATTTTTGATACTGTTTTTGTAggaataacttatttttttaaaggagcattattttggaaattcgATAATAACTGGGTAAAACCTACAGAATCTTCACCGTTGCCAGTGGCCCCAATTTGGCTGGGATGTAAGGAAGAAGCTGACACAATGAGACAACTCTATGGATCTTAAGGATTTTAATCTAAGGAACTTaagaatgatatttttttattctgagCTACCACTGTAATTCCTTTCCATCCCACTGGAAAAATCTTCCGTTGTGTTTTTCAGTCAGATTCGTAATAAATTTGACTAGACTGGAAGAACTTGTTTCTATGTCCATAGGCGCATTGCTACCGCCCATATCAGTTTTGACCCATCCTGGGTGTACGCAAGTAATCAGAATTCCATCACTTTTTAAGTCAACACTCAGCGATTTTGTTGCCATATTAATTGCTGCCTAAAATACTTGTTAAATCAGGTTAAACGcagataatttattatgaCAATTCACAGACTGCTATTATTTATATCcgttaaaatttataaaattaggCCATCAATTAAAAGGAACAATAAAAGTACAATATCTTTTATATCTGTTGGCTTCAAGTAATTTAACTTATCCTGGCATGTTATCCTTTACGCTATTTATCGGCTCTAAAAATATCCTTTTAACGAATTTCTGCAAATCATTGTCATCATCGACACGAAATAACTGCGTGTTATTATCCTGCAAGGACAATGAGAATTGCGAACAAGTTAGAAAAATAACTGGATATTTATATCACAATTAAAAGCACGATAAATTTCATCAGCCTTTTatcaactaaaatttaattatccttagaaatattaacatttcaaaggACTTGTTTTCCCACAATAATTATCCTGCAATAGAAGAATAGATTATTTTGAAGTCGTTAAATGATTTCATCAGATATTTGAACAATGAAATGATCATGATCAAGCAAATTTCAAGGGCGTTTGATCCTTTATAGCGTCACGGCATACAGTATAAATTACCTTTTATCGAATTTTGTCAAGTGCTTGTACGTTTGTTCTACATATTGCTATTTCTATGACACAAGATTAAGCTATCGGaaatttatgagatatttagcGATTTTACTAAGTGCATACCTTGGAACACCGATAAGGATACAACCCTCCATCGTTATTCAATGCTATTGATCCCAACATGGATGACATATTTATCACCGCAGCTCTCCTGCTTCCGATTGACTCTTTTTCGTTAATAGTGACTGCCTGCTTCAACAAGGGCAGGAGGGCCTAAAAGAAATAGTTTCGTTATTGTTTAAATGTCGAAATAATGTTCGGAACATTCTTcatagttaaaaaatgttattgtattatcaaaatatagaAAGACAAACCAACGAATTTACTACTACTTGACTACACCGCCTTTCCTTCTCTGTTCTCGAGGTATACCCTAGTCCCAGATGAGATTTCTCAACACTTAGCCATTTGATAACGCCAGTAGTAGTAACTTCGCTCAACAGTGCTTCATCCCTAAATAGCTCTATCAGTTTTACTAATTCTAATATCATAATACTAAAACTTACGAACTATTAAATCTCGACCATATACACTAATATATAGGATTGCTACCTTTGTTAACATTATCGGACCAATGGTATTAACAGCAAAGGTTTCCGCCAATTGATCAGCTTTGACGAAGTTGATTCTTGTAGACTTTGGAGAGTAGCCAGCATTGTTGAAGAGGACATTCAAACCTTCTTTTCCAACTATATGGCCTACATCTTGGGAAAATTGGTCAAAAGTTTCGGTGTTTCGGacgtctaataaaaaatatcattattgaTATTACATAATTAGAGATTTTAGTTTATAGATTTTTGTTAGGTTTGCTCCTACCTAACTGAAGTATGTGGAGGTTCTTGTGTTGACTGGCGATTTCGCATAGgtcctaaaaatgtttttaatgaatattcaTATAGAAGTCAATGAAGTTTCTACTTAACAATAACtattactaatattttttaggaTAATTATGTAAAACTTCTGTGCCTCAAAGGACCTGATTGATGAGGCAAAATTTTTTGGTTTGCTCTTGGTATACACACACTCGTTCCAAAGCTATCTGATGATTAACACTTATTGCCCTCACGAGGCATTTAATCTTAATATAACGATTTTATCCTCTTATTAAACACAAATTAGAATAGCTAGctttaacaaattattgttCTCTGATAGGCATTATAGGAGGATTTTCAGTTGATTGTCAAGAGGtggtatcaaatttaaaaattcttcttcAGTATTTCATGATCTGTGCGCAGTACCACAAAGgtatttataacattttgatAAACTGTGTTAAAGTCGCATAAAGGTGAACTTGGCAATAGTTGTTGCCATTGTGTTAAATCAAACATATAAACCTTGTTATAAAGCAATTAGAAAATCCGTTGAGTACCAAAACATCTTCCCACAATCTATTTGCAATCCATgatgtaatttaaaatcctaAACTATTATTCACctataaaattttgcattctATCTCAGATAGGTGCCCGACTTTTAAGAGAGTGGTACTGACTAACGTTGCATTCTACAGAAGTACGACCAgttaatcattaaaaatgccTTGCTGGAAATCGAAATCAAAATCTTATGACACCAAATCGAAGCCTCCGGCTAAGGTCGAGGCGCACCCTGGTTCTGCTTCAAGCAAGGCTGATGGTAGAAACGGCAAAGTGAATCATAATGATAGTGAAAAGGTTGAGAAGGCACCGGTAAATAACGATGAAAAGAAAAGTAAGTAGGCAGAGTAAATGGGCTTTGAATGAGAATAATACTTTGTTTAAAGCTGCTGCCCTCAACATTTCTTATAACTAAACCTGACACTGCTCCCCATTATAAAGAGTTGTACTATAAATTACAAAAccattacaaaatatgaacTAATCAATACTGTATACATGAAGCTATATGAATGAATAAACGAGTTCCATGTAAATAACCATGACATGcgatttttcaagtttttagcGCCATTCATTTGATTCAAGCTGGGCGCTTTGAACCAACACGCAGTCGCATACGGACTACATGACGTCACTGAACACTGCACACTACTGCTCTCTACCTCCCAACCGCCACATTTATTTGACATTTCGCGTTTGGTAGAGAAACAgttgaaagttttttattcgatttttcgACGATTTGTCCTCATATTGGagtaaaaagatttttttataaaaaaaaacaattgaactCATCATAAGTTTAACAACAAATGGCTCCAGTAGCAGGTAAgcaagaaatttcaaatattctaACCTACAAACCAGAAATCTACTCAAAGTCCACTTACAAGTGCTTTGTCGACGTCCCGGCATGTTGCTATCACTTTTTGAGGCTGATTTGTTGCTTTCACTATTTGTTTAACCAGTCCTAAACCCAGTCCGCGATTGCAGCCGgttattaaaatagatttcATACTTCCTACACTGTAATTAACGTACAATTACAAGGtttcaagtaattattctGTGCAGTGATAAAAAACAAGAGCAGTTCTGGGTCGTAGAACAAGCATATGTTTAGCTGTCAAtgtcattattattatcataatggcgtcagttttttgttttaaaaatgtcaggTTTGCTGCTGCCTGcacattgaaaaattcaaaatttcttttttacaaaCACCTGGAGCCGAGGCAAGTGCGGTGCTTAAGCAATTCCAAACTGAGCAGTAAGTAAAAGTAATATCATTGCGACATTGAACTCAATTTCTTATGATTTAAGTGTTATAGTGATGCAATGTGATGTATAACCTTCCCACAAACAACTAAAAAGCAGTTCTGGTCACTGACTTCAAGTAAAGTTTAAACTTGCATTTATTGTTTGCAAATAAAAagatgttttgaaatttttggaaaacctAAGGTCTAAAATAACCATAACCCAAATGTAGAGAAATTACCTATTAACCTTAAATTGAGTTGTAAATCAGTGCAGACAAATCACTCTCCTTTTAAGATCTTGCACTGTAAAATGAGgtttaaaacagaaaactCTATATCACATGtcattaggaaaaataattttagatgcCAATAAACTTTTACACATAGTACTTACATATTCATGCTCATCTCACTCCTCTAAGAAACATCATGTCAATCAACTCtagtacattttaaatttactaaaatgtaattctcAGAGTTTACATGATGATGGAGTTAATCCAAGCATAATAGAAGATATTATACTGTAGTGGTATAGTATAATTCAAGAAGATTGCTATTTCCCAGATTTAgtgaaacaatttattttctgcaatGTTTTTTGAGCAGCAAAGCAACCAATGCTTGACTTTTAAAAGTCTGACAAAAAAAGGTCAAAGCAATTTGAAGTTTCTCAGTTCCCATTAAAATTGTATCTACTATTGGCACCAAACTAATGTACTAAGAGGGTTTAAGAagtaatttctaaaaattaatattaaaccattaaatttttactgccatacaatttaaacaaacttAATGCTTTGATTGTTGTTGATTGAAAAAGGTTATTTTGACAGATTTGGTGTCAAAATGATTGacatttgaatttataaagTTTGCAAGTGAAACACTAATGGATAAAAAGTCTGAAGAAGGAGCAATTGCTAAAGTCTGTAAAAGTGCAAAACAGTGTAACTGTCCTTTAACTTGTCTTCTATCTGGTATAatcattttataatattatattgcTTGCTAGAAATATTACTGTTAATAACTTGTAAATGAAGACTACaagtaaaaagttttttttttcatttttatcaaattaaagatCATAATGTCATCcaaatttccatgaaaatgaaGTGGCTGATTTTACAAAAAGACTCATGTGATATATAGagggtgattcacaacttatctataaaattttagggataggtttgtcatgaaaaactaagtcgattttgcaagaaacatttttggaaaatcatttaaaaaaattcaaaaaagaattgttaaaagtttaaccattgtataactggacgACTGTAATGTTCCCGTTTTTCCGCAGAATACCTTTTAGGTTCATCCACTTTACATATAATTTACAGTTGGGTCTCCCACGTGTCAATGGTCgggagctgaagacatgggtgatccgacttaagaatacttttgttttacctgaaataaaagaaacgaacttacatgtgtaagcaattttggcaTCATAAAATGTTACCCTTAAGTTGAATCACCCATGTCTTCAACTCCCAACTGTTGACACGTGGGAGACCCAACTATAAATGATACGTAAGGTCgatgaacctaaaagggattctacagaaaaatgtaaatattacagtagtccagttatacaatggttaaattttaaccattttttccacggaaattataagaattttccaaaaaattttcttacaaaatcgacttagtttttcattacACACCTacctctaaaattttatagataagttgtgaatcgccctgtatatatatattattcaaataGAAACTTACAGTAGAAACTAAAAATGCAGTAAGTATTACTTTActaattttgagttttaaaattataaacagaaattttctgataagttgacaaattttttttgctttctaAATGATAGATTCCGTAGTactaaatttactaaaatttatcCCTTCTGAAGAGactttttccttattttaaaggCGATTACGACTATGATCTTGTGGTCATTGGTGGTGGATCGGGGGGCCTCGCAGCCGCCAAAGAAGCCACCAACTTGGGCGCAAAAGTTGCTGTTTTGGATTTTGTGACTCCCAGTCCTTTAGGCACAAAATGGGGACTGGGCGGAACGTGCGTCAATGTCGGATGTATTCCCAAGAAACTCATGCATCAGGCTGCTTTGTTAGGAGAGGCTATTCAAGTAAGAagcttttttgtaattaaattctggtaagatattttataaatcaaaaagatTTGAAACCATTTTTCACTTTCAATAAATCTAAAGAACAGGCTTTTATAGTAATGTTATTCCTATTTCTAGCATGGTATTGATTCGTTGTTTTAGGGGGTCATATTGATTTCTGTAAATGTTGTAtgtcaataattatattcatttttaaattcctaataAGAATAATGGGTTAGataatggaattttgttttgtagAAGCTTGCTGTGCAGTGTACTTAGATTAGAAATTAACTAAATTGCTACTTCATTAATAACGCAATATGCAACCATtaaattgacatttatttgCCTCTACTCAGTGATTCTTTGTTGTTTCCATGCAAATCAACAGcaacattattaatttgaagatttttgaaGGGAATTTCTTTTTAGGAAGCTAAGAGTTATGGTTGGCAAATTGGGAATAATGTTAGCCACAATTGGCTAACCTTGAAAGATGCCGTTCAAGCACATATTAAATCAGTCAATTGGGTGACAAGAGTAGAACTTAGGGATAAGTAGGTCATAGATTTATGCAAAATACACAGAAAAAATCAGTGACTTGAcaacaatacatttttcaagtgTGACAGATCGTAAGCCTGAAAGTGACAAAAAGTGATACtataatagacattttttaagatatacttattttttctttcaagtgATTATTCTACAAAATTGTTCTTAATAGaagtttaaatataattaactatttttactGTTCACACTCGATTTTTTACTGTGTAGTAAGATACTCAATTCTATTAGTGATCGTTGTATTCGTGAACTATCAAAATTCTTCATTGTAGAAAAGTTGAATACATCAACGGAATAGGAACATTTAAAGATGCGCATACAGTGCAGACTGTAACGAAACAAGGCGAACGCGTATTGAAAGCCCGGTACTTTTTAATAGCCGTTGGTGGAAGGCCTAGATATTTGAATATTCCCGGGGCCGTGGAGTATGGTATCACTAGTGACGACATATTCAGTCTTGACCGGGAACCAGGGAAGACTGTAATCGTAGGCGCCGGATATATCGGTTTAGAGTGTGGCGGGTTCTTGAAAGGTCTCGGCTACGATACCACGGTAATGGTCAGATCAGTACCTCTCAGAGGTTTTGATCAGCAAATGGCCAATATAATTGTGGCTGAAATGGAAGATAAAGGAATAAAATTCTTGCACAAGTGAGTCTCGTCAGCTTATATGAACAAAATTGTTACTTTCTGGGAGAATCTCGTTCAGATTTGTAAGAAGCTGTACTTTTCAGGTCTATTCCGAAATCAGTAGAAAAACTAGATTCTGGTAAATTAAAGGTTACCTGGACGAATGATGTCAATCAAGAATTCAGTGATGAGTTTGATACCATTTTATTCGCGATCGGACGCAGGGCGCTCACCAAGGAACTCCACCTAGAGAACGCGGGAGTTAAAGTTGCGGGAGACGGAGAGAAAATTGATGCCGTTAATGAACAAACCAATGTGCCTCATATCTACGCTGTTGGAGATGTTTTATATGTAAGTTACAATTGAAATTCgaaatgaacaaaattaacaTACATCAACcaatacatataaatataaaaaaataagggaATTATATACGAGTTTTCGGTTAtcttgaaagttttaaagaaCCACGAATGCACCCCCATAAAGGgattaaaaaaacttggaATCAAAAATTGTATAAGGTTGTCACaagtaaataatatatcaaaagTCTACAATTCTTTTAGGCTTGTTTTTGAACATTACCTCTTTGTAGAAAAAGCCTGAATTAACACCTGTCGCTATCCATGCCGGCAGATTATTGTCAAGGAGACTATTTGGAAACAGCACCGTTAACATGGATTATGACAATGTGGCCACTACCGTATTTACACCATTAGAATACGGAGCTGTAGGTAAACTGAGAAGAAAAACAACTTCCTAGCATAACGCTaatcaattttgtttaaacttcCAGGTTTAAGTGAAGAAGTCGCCACTACTAGATTTGGCGAAGACCACATCGAAATCTACCACGCCTATTATAAACCAACGGAATTCTTCATTCCTCAAAAGAATATCACACATTGCTACATCAAGGTAGTAGCTTTGAGAGAAGGGGATCAAAAAGTATTAGGAATGCACTTTATTGGACCTCAAGCCGGTGAAGTGATACAAGGATTTGCCGCCGCAATTAAGTAAGTtcattgaatattatttattgggAAGCTCTACAAAGATTTATATTTCAGATGCAATTTAACCGTAAATGCTCTGATGAGCACTGTGGGAATTCACCCGACTATTGCGGAAGAATTTACAAGGATAAACATCACAAAGCGATCGGGCAAAGACCCCAATCCGGCCTCATGTTGCAGTTAAACACCTCtgtaattaataaatgataGAATTATAGTTATGTCATCACTCACGTGCGCTTGCACTGGTTAGTGGATTATTAAAATGGGTTGTCCCGTTTTTTAATACTCAAGAgctcaaaaatatttagtaattgGTCTTTTTAGTATTATCCACTtcatattgcatttttttatttgttttatgtgttttttacAAGTTGGGTTTATTTATCGGTCgagtatttttgtattaaaaaatttttaatttcattaaaattttaatatatggaatttattgttaaacatTTGTGTtgggaacaataaaaaaccatGGTTTCattattcaatttacaatttgttttttttttgaaaatcctgAAAGTTTTCCACAGAGTGTCCTAAGATATGTGGGCAATCTTCCAGATTCATATAGAATATAAAAACACAAATAGGCTCTTAAGaataacgaaaaattttactatatCGAAGTCTTTCGTAAGCAATGTATCTGAAAGTAGTAATTTTCTTAAAGATGCcatcaaacatttttgaaacgtTCCATTACCATAAAACGTAAAGGATATACAAACTAATTCATGACTGTTCAATTTCGACCGCACGTAATTTTAAACGActttggaaatatttcttttgcgCTGGTatggtttttcaaaaacttcaaTGTTTCTTTAGCCTTCAAAACAGTCAATAGTTCAAGGAATACTTGtgtttagaaataaaataaaactaaaaaattatcaaattatgATGCACTAAGCGTCTTGCTTGAAGAAAAtcttaatatataaaatatgcaataaaaaattagaaaaattccaatatttaATGAACATTTAGAGAAACGTTCGAAAAACAAAAGAATCAAAGGTGCGCTGACAGGGTGACATAAAGGAAACAATTGCTATACTTATTCTTTCAgccattttcattttttgaagacGCTTTACGGATACAGTTCTAATTTAACATGATTATTtactttgaatttaaataagtttatttactttgatggagaaaatacataataaaagttatataaagtaaaaatatggACTATTCCAACTCCCAAGAAGTTCTGAACCTGCGACAGAACACCACTAATACAGACGATACGGCATCAATATCATTAAGACAAGAAGATGATGGAAGTAATAATGGGGTTGTCCTGTGTTTGTTGCACAAAAATGGAATGCTCGGGGCTGCGTATTAcagtttcattgaaaaaacgGTAAGAATCACGTTGTGTTTGATGTAAAGTAAGTAAGTTGAACTccaataattttcgaaatgacAATGTGTGTAGGGGGTCCAAAAATAAGGCCAATATAACTCTTTATAATAACATCTCAATTTTCCATTTCAGTTAAACCTTTATGAAGAGATGTCAGATATCGGTCCTCAGTtctcaaaaactttaataatacaacGTGAAATTTCGCCCAAATACTTAGTGATATTGGGCGACATAACTGAGGAATATATACAGTTTCTGATAGACCTCTCCAATTCAGACACCTCAAATACCACTACCTCCTCTAGAAGCCTCCCATCAAACTTCTTCCTACTCTCTCTAAGAGAAtacagtaaataaaatatctccctctgcaaaaatattttacgagCATAACATTTACAGCTTACGAAGCCTGCAAAACTATTGTATCAAACATCAATGTTGCTTCAAACATTTCTGATGAATCTGACCATAAACACGAACTTTTCCTACGATCATTTGTTAACCTGAATTACAGACTTTCAGTCCAGGCTTTAGGGGCTTTAAGTAAGTTCCTGGAGAAACACTGGTCGACTTTTGGAGTAGACACAGCAGCTGAGCACTTCATGCATATTCACCCTGTAactttgtaataaatattttctaaatgctCTATAATATGAAACTCATTAGCtgttttaaggaaaaatcgCGTCTTTCTGGATAACCAAGCCTTCAAAACATTGCAAATATTCTCCCTAAAATCGCATGATGCAGGATTTAAACGCGGACAAGAGTCCAGCTGCAGGGAAGGTTTGAGTGTTTACAGGTTGTTTTTGTCTGGTTGTAAGTCTGGAATGGGACAATCTCAATTACGGTATAAACTCCTTTTAAGTACAGATGTTTTCCACACCGAACCAGGAATTTGCAGGACCCTGTTGCTTTCTCCAATCAATGATTATAACGAATTACAAAAGAGGCTAAACTTCATAAAATTCGTCCAAGAACCGGCCAACATGGACTTTATTGCTAATATCCAAGACAACATAAAAGAATTCAAAGACATTGGTTACATAAGCCTCATACTTAGCAAGATTCAAAATGCCCGGGCGTCCAGTAAAGACTGGAGTAACTTGCACAAAGCAGGTAGTTCAGAATGTTTAAAtctatatataatattatacattTCACAGATAATCTATCACACTCTGTTTATCAATGACATAAGCAGAACATACAAACGCAAAACCGACCTTTTAGAAGAGCTTAACTATGCTATCACTCATGAAGTAATATGTTTGCAAGAGTCCATTAACAATGCCCTGGACTTCAAGGCTGGAGCAAAAAGAGGCAGACCGGTGATCAAGTTTGGACTGGATGAGCGTTTGGACGCAAGTCTGACTTATTTTCCAAGTTTAATCTaggaatgttaaaattttttcgaatattagAATTGTTGCTTCAACAAGATTTA is from Euwallacea similis isolate ESF13 chromosome 14, ESF131.1, whole genome shotgun sequence and encodes:
- the LOC136413641 gene encoding mutS protein homolog 5-like, translating into MDYSNSQEVLNLRQNTTNTDDTASISLRQEDDGSNNGVVLCLLHKNGMLGAAYYSFIEKTLNLYEEMSDIGPQFSKTLIIQREISPKYLVILGDITEEYIQFLIDLSNSDTSNTTTSSRSLPSNFFLLSLREYTYEACKTIVSNINVASNISDESDHKHELFLRSFVNLNYRLSVQALGALSKFLEKHWSTFGVDTAAEHFMHIHPVTLKNRVFLDNQAFKTLQIFSLKSHDAGFKRGQESSCREGLSVYRLFLSGCKSGMGQSQLRTLLLSPINDYNELQKRLNFIKFVQEPANMDFIANIQDNIKEFKDIGYISLILSKIQNARASSKDWSNLHKIIYHTLFINDISRTYKRKTDLLEELNYAITHEVICLQESINNALDFKAGAKRGRPVIKFGLDERLDAKLLLQQDLAKHLTAAARMTVNNLPNYISECKVVFLPEMGHLIAIKEWGVDCDPEDLQRFDYKFMFTLGGVIHYKNPLCVELDRRLGGINAEIIDHENRILRRLSEFALKYNKDIRNAVKVVAKIDCLIAMAKVCQQNNYVKPDLSSNRTHEIIQSRHPLMEQIFASFEPNDFFSGSSHSFMKIITGPNGSGKSVFLAQVLITIYLAHIGCYVPAKQAKIGLVESIHLVMHCSESVVVKLSSFMINITQSAQALHFWSPSSIIIMDEFGRGTLDDDGVILLAGILKYFLEKKDACPHVIVSTHLQQIASILPESRYLEYLKMDQTIENGTFCFLYKMSKGVSKSFASQILEACPESQDLVNRAKCYLNYIRNLVPMELPKESREIEENYLGRGLNISPVEEKDVED